Proteins encoded in a region of the Vicia villosa cultivar HV-30 ecotype Madison, WI linkage group LG5, Vvil1.0, whole genome shotgun sequence genome:
- the LOC131605945 gene encoding uncharacterized protein LOC131605945 — MLANMLMTVISHIGKDSVDLYVLLQQPNESQVVGPIEVEQAEVDVIDEEEENPELAFDDMVNDDSEDDVEGVIPPISVYTPPSHMSNVDMADDEPSSDIFHNVCMQSDATLKEKDSFRSKDECMRAIKKFHMLHSVDFKVDRTNAERYKIKCTNTECLFKLTASYRLRSDSWVIGKISQPHTCINSSRSQDHRKLSYDLICQEILPLINNDPSLKKAWLAKTKAIEQVYGNWEESYKELPRYLNALCTYAPGTVYEMETLPAYAPNGTLVSGNGIFRRLFWAFQPCIRGFAFCKPIIQIDGTWLYGKYKGTLLMAVAQDGNSNVFPIAFALVEGETGGGWIFFLKHLRTHVAPQEGLCLISDRHASIVSAYNNPANGWHDPPSTHVFCIRHTVQNFTREIKDRALRKLVMNAGYALTQPSFKHYRREIRLSNPDAGTWIDNIPVEKWTRSYDNGHRWGHMTTNLVESMNGVFKGIRHLPVTALVKSTYFRMASLFAQRGERWDAVLRAGQLWSECCTRFIKAKSAKANTHTVTRFDRHNHNFMVRETVDHGEGLPRQEYRVLLEERWCDCGKFQAFRMPCSHVIAACAHSHLDALALLSPIYKSETLLHV; from the exons ATGTTGGCTAACATGCTTATGACAGTCATAAGTCATATCGGTAAG GACTCGGTTGATTTGTATGTTCTGCTCCAACAACCAAACGAGAGCCAGGTCGTTGGTCCCATCGAAGTAGAACAAGCTGAGGTTGATGTAATTGATGAAGAGGAAGAAAATCCAGAGTTAGCATTTGATGACATGGTGAACGATGATTCTGAAGACGATGTTGAAGGTGTAATACCTCCAATTTCAGTATACACACCGCCGTCTCACATGTCGAACGTTGACATGGCCGATGATGAACCCTCATCAGACATATTCCACAATGTCTGCATGCAGTCAGATGCaactttaaaagagaaagatagtTTTCGTTCGAAGGATGAGTGCATGCGAGCAATAAAAAAGTTCCACATGTTACACTCTGTGGATTTTAAAGTGGACCGAACAAATGCAGAACGGTACAAAATCAAATGTACCAATACTGAGTGTTTGTTCAAGCTCACTGCTTCATACAGGTTGAGAAGTGATTCATGGGTGATAGGCAAAATTTCTCAACCTCACACTTGCATCAACTCTTCTCGCTCGCAAGATCATCGTAAGTTAAGTTACGATCTGATATGTCAAGAAATCTTGCCTCTCATCAACAATGATCCATCGTTGAAG AAAGCATGGTTAGCAAAAACCAAGGCGATTGAACAAGTATACGGTAATTGGGAGGAATCATACAAAGAGTTACCCCGCTACTTAAATGCACTCTGCACTTATGCTCCTGGTACTGTTTATGAGATGGAAACATTGCCCGCGTATGCCCCAAATGGTACTCTTGTCAGCGGAAATGGAATATTTCGTCGCCTATTCTGGGCCTTCCAACCTTGCATCAGAGGGTTTGCATTCTGCAAACCTATTATTCAAATAGATGGAACGTGGTTGTACGGAAAATACAAAGGCACCCTACTGATGGCAGTCGCACAAGACGGAAACAGCAACGTCTTCCCAATTGCATTCGCTCTAGTCGAGGGAGAGACCGGTGGAGGTTGGATTTTTTTTCTCAAACATCTTAGAACACACGTGGCTCCGCAAGAAGGTCTCTGTTTGATCTCTGATAGACATGCTTCTATTGTTAGTGCATACAATAACCCGGCTAATGGTTGGCATGACCCCCCTTCTACGCATGTCTTCTGCATTAGACATACTGTACAAAATTTCACGCGAGAAATTAAAGACAGGGCCCTTCGAAAATTGGTTATGAACGCAGGGTATGCATTAACTCAACCATCTTTCAAACATTATCGTAGAGAGATCAGACtgtcaaatccagatgcaggtacTTGGATTGATAATATTCCAGTGGAGAAGTGGACAAGGTCATACGACAATGGACATCGATGGGGACACATGACAACAAATCTTGTTGAATCAATGAACGGTGTCTTCAAAGGCATACGACACCTCCCTGTAACCGCTTTGGTAAAATCAACATATTTTAGGATGGCTTCATTGTTTGCACAAAGAGGTGAAAGGTGGGACGCTGTGTTACGAGCTGGACAATTGTGGAGTGAATGTTGCACAAGATTTATCAAGGCAAAAAGTGCGAAGGCCAACACACATACGGTTACAAGGTTTGACCGACATAACCATAATTTCATGGTCAGAGAGACAGTCGACCACGGCGAAGGGCTACCAAGACAAGAGTATAGGGTTCTACTAGAAGAACGTTGGTGCGATTGCGGCAAGTTTCAGgcatttcgtatgccttgctcccatgtcattgcAGCATGTGCCCATTCTCACTTAGATGCATTAGCACTCCTGTCACCCATTTACAAGTCTGAGACCTTGCTCCACGTATAA